In Argonema galeatum A003/A1, the genomic stretch TTAAAGGTGCCGATACCCACCTCATAATCGTTGCGGGTGTCAATGACGATCACCTCTGGATCGGAGATTAGCGCATTCCAGTCTTGAGGATTGACATAGGTGCCAACTTGCTCAAGGGGATCGATTTCGGGTAATCCCAAGGTGACGATTTCTTTCTTGAGGCGCACCTTCATGCGATCGAATGGTGTCCCCTCGGCGTTGGACTCTTTGTGTTCCAGGTCTACTAGGCGGGGGTCAAAGCGCAAAAAGGATAGCACGGAGTCAATTCCCTCGCGATCGCCTGCGATCGTCCCGTTGATGCCTTCTCCTGCCAGCAGAATCGTCCCCCTGACGCCCTGTGCTTGACAATGTGACAACAGGGAGTCTCGTTTGTCGGCAAAATCCGGCAACCTAACGAATTTATAGAAAGTTACGACAACTTGGGCCATTTCCCCTAACGGAACTTGTAAAAATTTTTTGCTCTACTTTACAAGTTAACTTAGCAGAGGTATTGTAGATAAGGTGTGCTTCCAAAAAATTCTTGCTCTTACCCCTTGCAAAAGTGAAATAAAGAGCTAAGATAACAGAGGTGACTAAAAAAAGTCCCAATTTCGGGGGTATAACTCAGTT encodes the following:
- a CDS encoding rhodanese-related sulfurtransferase — encoded protein: MAQVVVTFYKFVRLPDFADKRDSLLSHCQAQGVRGTILLAGEGINGTIAGDREGIDSVLSFLRFDPRLVDLEHKESNAEGTPFDRMKVRLKKEIVTLGLPEIDPLEQVGTYVNPQDWNALISDPEVIVIDTRNDYEVGIGTFKGAQNPQTASFRQFPDYVRVRLDPTKHKKVALFCTGGIRCEKATSFMKAQGFPEVYHLKGGILKYLSEVPAQESLWSGECFVFDQRIALGHGLEVGTDEICPRSEDAIDIDKAKEC